The genomic region aaatagtccatagttgaatttaaaagttgaagTATCTTaacgtttttataattttctaaaataatgacacatgacaCAAGCAAtgttattccataagtggtttccatacattataattttaaatgatcaccctgtattattcataaagaccatgaaatcagattgttaagcagcttttaaaaatataaaactatacagggtgttccaccCATACCGTAGTCCATTATGGACTACGgtaggcttgcgtgaatcaccctgtacatttaaatttatgtttaaaaaacacaCATTTTGATATACCtatgaaaatctacgggtcttagcgtttttaaaattgtttcaaacaaggacagaaataattttattccataagtgccttcttataaatatatacagggtgtttcagaaaaaggtaacacgatctctaggataggtgaaaaattaaaaaataattggggtttgcttactaaTTCATTTTTGTAACGGCAAGCtttttcacgatacagggcgttgaagaacaaaaagttttacacatttttttcactatttttccgaaactactggcaacatcgtatataattcgttatacaaaaatttttactaagcaaaataaaatgttgaaataataaatacgttattttattttaagcttttattaaaaaagataaaatagaaaaatacatgagaagaacaataaaggatgaagccaataatgtatgtaaggatggggccaagtagggaaaaaataaatgtaaaattggtaataaaatattattattgtaagttttggacatatttcatgtcatggaaCATGAAATTACGATTAGCAGTGATAAGCAGACACATGAACTgaatagaagaatcgttcttgggtggcagtatttggaaaactgagagaaacttttaaaagtgagttgtccacatgcctaaagagacaGGTATTTGATTTGTgtgtcctcccagtcttgacgtacggatcagaaacacttaccttaactaaagcctcggctaccaaactaagagtaccgcagagaagaatggagcggtcaatgttaggaataactctgcaagacaaaatcaaaaacggagaaatcaggagaagaacaaaggtgactgacgtcatcgaaaggatagccaggttgaagtggagatgggcaggacacatagccagaatgacagatgggcgatggacaaaaagtTTATTGGAATGGAGGTTAAGAGAAGACAAGCGAAGCGTTGGTCGACCGCCTATAAGATGGACTgacgacgtaagaaagctaaataaaaactggatgagagcggcgcaggatagacgtggttggaaacgaggggaggaggcctatgttcagcagtggacatgtgaggctggatgatgattgtaagtttttattattacctcaaatgagattaaaataataacaaagttcttttaccgagtttccggtacttttcgcaacctagttttccatttaggttcaaatggttacttgggtgttacgtaacgtttaggtagggggaggggggtacagaaaaacgttacggtgcgttacatgggggagggggggtcaaaaatcttcaaaaattgcgttacgtaatacttgaacgctccctagcATACACTAATTGTCAAAatcggtcgtgctccaatgttgaatcaccaacaattgaggattcatttgattctatcgaggagccatgcgctGTGTCATTATTtgggcaatttacttgcacccaggatgaacaagaagaagaagaagaacaggaagaagaagaagaactagaaggtgaagaagaagaagaactagaaggtgaagaagaagaaaaagaacaaggagaagaggaagcagaagtattagaaaattatgaaccagttggataaatttcccttttcttaatttataccgctttttataacttttatcatttttaacccttgccaatatcaattattcaataCCTAATTAAACAgaatccgtggaataggcctactggggaaaccacgttaaaaaaacgagataagtacactacctcaaaggtggtgtggaaacgtgtgcgcatattatgacgattacaactttttgaatgattgtatctcaaaaacggtggctcttaggaaaaaaagtaataagacattttttatagataattatctaatctacattttttgttagaactaattttatgataaaacttaccgtttcgctgaaaatcgctaaaaacatTTCCGAATTTTCTCTGTCTCTAGTCTAGATAGGATGTTGCtaactagaccagggcgcatctgtaaaaatattagtacatttggacgttgagaggtgactcaaatttttttgcagaaattgcttaaaaataactcaaataataatatttgagttatcctcccgctcaaaaaggtccggaacattatttaaataatcaaaatgttaaaaaattaaggaaaaattcgatttttttcttggttttttgattataactttaaaagtattcattttcgaaaaaagttgtactgacataaaagttgcataattaaatttcctataatatagaattggttaaaaatttaaaaaatagtcacccttgttgcaaaatagcaataattgtgaaaaaaacatacaaaaacaagtattcgcattatacgcttttcaaccatttatgctacacttaggaccttcatatttcaccctgaaaaactatatgatacagtaaaacaatattgtatatttcattaagatcggttcaatagattttgcaaaataaattttgcaatccagctttcgtaaaaaaaaatcattttttcaaaatattacaggactgaaaataaagcagatagcaaggtgaaaatttttttgcatatagaagtgtactgtacctttcatttgcaattttgcaaaattaaaatcgattaacaccacggcgtcaggaatttttttaaataaacaataattattggtgctacgcgcaggacagcggatagtttgttttgattgggcattccaatgacctttgataatgattgatacattttaatttttattacatttcgatataaataaataaatattttattgcaaaataaaaacacatactctatcctttgaaataacacttttatttgcaaaaactttctttgttaacatattttaacttaaataataaaagtttattatttttaaacatatgcaattgtttaaacaatatttcacaaacaataataacattagtttgatttttgtggaattaaaatattaaaatacaacaaaatatagagtaagaaaataatatattagataaagattggaagaaattttggtggaaatcaacttgtgtgaatcgaacaccgctgtcctgcgcgtagcaccaaaaattattgtttatttcaaaaattttctgacgccgtggtaattattcgattttaattttgaaaatttcaaatgaaagatacagtacacttctataagcaaaaaaaaatccaacttgctatctgctttattttcagtcctgtaacattttgaagaaatgaatttttttgcgaaagctggattgcaaaatttattttgcaaaatctattgaaccgatcttaatgaaatttacaatattgttttactgtatcataaagtttttctggatgaaatatcaaggtcctaagtgtagcataaatggttgaaaaacgtaaaatgcgaatacttgtttttgtatggttttttcgcaattattgctattttgcagctagggtgactattttttaaatttttaacaaatcctatattgtaggaaatttaattacgcaacttttatgtcagtacaactattttcggaaatgaatacttttgaagttataatcaaaaaacgaagaaaaaaatcgaatttttcttttagtttttgacattttgattatttaaacaatgttccggacctttttgagagggaggataactcaaatattattgtttgatttattttcaagcaatttctgcaaaaaaatttgagtcacctctcaacgtccatctcaaaacagatgcgccctggactaaacgCGTCCGTacgcatttaatattttattaatatgcaTAGTTCGACAGCTTGGATTCAGTTCGCTTCGGAATACTCCACACGCGGCTCTGAAGACGATGGAAAGCAGAAACCTTAGTCAGCCGATGGTGGTGGCCCCGAATCGAATTTAATCTAAAGCTGTATTTCCTCCTTTACCATTTTCATTGATTCTATTTATGTTATTTCGATATTGTTCTGTAATCTTTTATTTTCTCGTCGATAGTAGATATTCAATGCTTGCCTTACATCTTCATTTCTGACTCTGTCAAATCTTGTAATGCTTTTCGCTCTTCTAAGAAATCTCATTTCGATAGCTTGTACCTTTCCGCATGAAGTTTGTTCttctaaggccgatgccacattatgcgttttgaccggatgcgtttccaccgcatccggtgaaaacgcatagtgtgacagatgggtccggttgcgttggaaacggatgcgttttgagtcatcggtacgcgcttacaaactgcacaagactaaacgcatagtgtgacaggtcggtccggttgcgttggaaacggatgcgttttcaccgcatccgttcaaaacgcataatgtggcatcggcctaaatCCTCTTCTATACAACTGCTAGGGTAATACCACAGATTCCCATTGTGTTATATTCATTGTTGTTCGTTAATGACTTTTAAGCGGGCTGTATCTTTTTCTGTTCTTATtcatttttgaagtgaatacttctaaTCGCTCGGTATggtcacagtatatagaggtacCACAGTAAAacctgtcggcgctttgatctcaagaagtaataccggcagtacgcaattggcaattcaccagtggtggatgcgggttttccctgttaaaatccgtacgtttctatgcgactagcaatgcgagagtggggcaaaagcgactgccaacattgcgcggtcgccatgcgcgactacagattttacttccaatttttcggagagtggttctactgtccctctttatactgtggtatgGTGTTTTTGCACGGGGTCAAAATCCTATTTGGCGCATTCGAAAAATTGAGACGCGTGTAGTAACCTTGCGGAatacagtaatataaatattttaactttCTTACTTAAActtttataggtctggatcccgcgtatgaaaaaaaagttgattaatagcaagctgaaaatttataaCTTAAGattgtctagtcggataaactttgatatatgggaacactggaacaggggaagttttaattgtggaacaggttaaaaattcggaacggtcagaccacgaaaacggcatatgtattttgtccgacagaacagacttaaactctccgaacagagattaaactctcatgcaaaaatcagactgctatttatcaccaaatgggcgttttaatgagtggaacatgtagaatatgtcaattgacaggaattatgacaggtaataaatagcagtctgatttttgcatgagagtttaatctctattcggagagttttagtctattctgtcggacaaaataaatgtgccgttttcgtggtctgaccgttccaaatcgTTAACCTGTTCGACAagtaaaactgcccctgtttcagtgttcccatatatcaaagtttatctgactagacacccttaagctattaacaaattttcaccttgctattaatcaacttttttttcatacgcggtatccagacctattaagctttcttaataaaACTAAGTACAGATCCCGAATTTTCTATTGTTTGACTGGTTTCAGGGTGACTTCAAGTATAGATCCCGAATTTTGTAGATATTATTGACTGTATTATGTGtagttttataaaataaaatttagtcaaattaaatcaaatttaatAAAACCGAATCGGATCAAATTGAATCGAATGGAATCTAATCGGAACAGGTGGGATCGAATCAAATCATTCGAATCGGATccaaagaagtattcacttctgtcggcactcctcAAGTGTCACGCTCGTTTTTTATAATTAGGTAAGCAAAACTCGAGGTAAATCATTTTATGTTTGAATAAACTTCCCCCATGATTGTTGATACGTTTGCCTTGTAATCATTTTTGTTTCGTTCTGAGCTTCCCTGTATATTTCTTGTTTTGTGTGTTCTATTTTGCCCTACGTGTGTTAAAACACTTGTGATATGCCCGATTCTTTTCAATTGCTGCATTTTTCAATAATTGTTGACTCCTTCGTAATCTCTTCATCCTTCTTGTGTAGGGTGTCCTGTCAATTTTTCTTGTCTCCGGTCTTATAAGCTGCTTTTTCAATATCCGTTGTCAAattctttgaaatattgatttagACATCTTGGctaaaaatctctaacagtttcttctagtaaaatataatattttttaaatattattgtttgagtGATATTGAATTATCTGTTTTCTTGTATCGACGACATCGTGTTTGAAATTATTCCAACTAACACATATAAGTCAgaatatacagtgtgggccaaagaaaacagtccacctcgatatttggcattatttattagattttaaggaaatgacgaaacagatcgattttttgACGAAGGGGGACAAATTTTTACGGTACATTCCATCATTTGCCAACCCtttcccttccacttcccccaccccttatttttaaatagatattcaattctctattcagaaatattaacattgacataattatttatacaggatgtccaagaaaaattattttgaattaaattaattgacacaaaaagaagaatgtatgtaatttatttaattcaaaatacattctactgctgacagaaaacagaaaaaaatgattagacaccctgtataaataattatgtcaatgttaatatttctgaatagagaactgaataacctttcaaatgagatagcaCACGACCGCTATTCCCTAtctaaaaataaggggtgggccagcacgccactgttgCCATCAAATTTAAATATCGTCCTTTGTATTCTATCATTTATTTGTGAGTAGCTTTCTATTATAGGtatagaaatagaaatatttaTTGATCCTTTCAAGacatttttacaaatgtatagAACAGGTCATGTAGATGATTTTACATTGTAAAACAGTAATATAACTGTTACAAGCTAACACTGTAGCTTTAGCCTAGCTTATATGCTAGGTTTTTTGTATTAAAATCGAAGTAGCTTAATGCATAGTTTTTGACAAAAATCAATACCTTCTTCACACTGGTgaggatttttaaaattattttcacccccgagaaggatgGCGTTTatcccccagggtaaaagcgcaagttggcatcatgtcattTTTGTGCCTTGTGCCCACTctccaattttcatgaaaatcaatggaggatcaacgaaatcggaggtaatagctcatatccactttCAGTGATTGCACTAAATCTTGGTGGCGTTTGAAACCACACGGAAATATTTTCTATATAACCATGCAACGATCTACTATAACCACTAACCTCTAATATCACAAAGCTCCATTTTAGACCAGGACgaatctgtgaaaaaacgtctatttttggatgtacgaggtggcattcggatttttgcagataaatttaggtgacaacttcaacaataataattgacttattctccttctcaaatatgcccggaacattaataaaaaaattaaaatatttaaaaatttcgaaaaacattgatttttttctactttctttgcttataactttaaaacgattcattttggaacaaagattttttacgtataaagaggttctctacctatctaatacactttacagaattaaaatcggattatttaagcggcctcagcactgttttaaagttataaacaattttttggcttataaacaaatacagtgaggaggtttgagttggcataaattccttttctcgagaataggcgtgTCTGTAggtaaatcccgaaacaagtcgatttttatttttaaattctaattttttggtataaatatcatactagtgacgtcatccatctgggcatgatgacgtaatcgatattttttttaaatgagaataggtgccgtgtgatagctcaatcgaaaggctattcaattttttattcactaatataaacattaatataattatttatagagggtttgaataaaaaaaaaattttgaattaaattaattccaatatttagattacgtcatcacacccagatggatgacgtcactagtttgatatttatgccaaaaaattataatttaaaaataaaaatcgatctatttcgggatttatctccagagtcgcccattctcaagaaaatgaatttattccaattcaaacgtcctcactgtatttgtttataagccaaaacattgtttataattttaaaacagtgctgaggccgcttaaataatccgattttaattctataaagtgtattagataggtagagaacctctttatatgtaaaaaaattagcaaacttctaaatagtcTACCTTTGTtcaaaaagttattaaaaaatttgatcttttttaaaaaaatttagattgcaaaattattaagCAAAATCTATtgagtcgattttaatgaaatctggtagacggtttaagtatgttgttAACTTCATCtgtaaaaatccgaatgccacctctcacatccacctcaaaacagatccgccctggtctatttgtATTTTTTCTGTAATTACACATAAACCTTTTGCTTCAAattctcttttcttttttaattttgtaggtCCAAAATTTCTCAAAACTTTTTTTCCAGTATATTATCACTTCATTTGTACTAACCAAAAAATTACTACATTTTTTCTGCTAGATTTCTACTAGATTTTTCTCCTGCGCAGATCTTTATCCTCTTATATCAATTAGATAAATTACTAATGTATATACTAAAACGATACGTCTTGATGATAGGCAAAATCTGATTCTTCTTTAATTTTCTAGGTACGGTAAACCAACAGTGCAACACTCCAGCAGGCAAAGGGATGGGAGGAACATCTTTAATCAGCGAGTTGGTCTACGCAAGAGGCAACAACAAAGATTTCGACCATTGGGCGCAGTTAGTTAAAGACACCAGTTGGAAGTATGAAAACGTCCTTCAGTATTTTAAGAAATCCGAGGATTTCGTTAAAACCAACTCAGAAGCAGTCATAGATTGGGAATATCACGGAACAGACGGGTATCTTTACACCAACCACCACCAACCCTCATCAAACTACACCAGGATGTTTCTTGCAGCTACTAAGGAATTAGGCATAAATATTACAGATTACAATGGAAAAAGAGAAGTAGGATCCACCATATTACAATTGAACACCAAAGATGGAAGACGGTTTGATCAAGCAACGGCCTTTTTGAAGCCAGCAGCTGGAAGAAGCAACCTATTAATCTCACAAGGCAGTTACGTTATCAAAATCGAGATAAATAACTCTACAAAAAGGGCAACAGGAGTTATTTTTACGAAAGACAAGAAAACTTACAGAGCAAAAATTAGAAAAGAAATAATACTATCTGCAGGAGTATTCTCTTCACCTCACATTTTAATGCTTTCGGGAGTAGGGCCTAAAGAACATCTAAAACGCTTTAATATTTCTGTAATACAAGATCTACAAGTTGGTAGCCATCTACACGAAACAGTGTATTGCGGTTTGCCATTTTCTTCGAATTATACCCCACAATCGAAACCTCTAGAAGATCAAATAAAAGATTACTTACACGGAGTAGGAGATCTAGCTGCTGCTAACAAGATAGATGGAGCACTCTTCTATAACACAAAACTAGAACCAGACCACGAGTATCCCGATGTTGAAATAGTTTTATCTTCTTCCACTCCATCTGCATTAGGTCAAAAATTTCAGAATATCAATAATGAAACATGGAATGCCTTATACAACCATACTATAAACGGTCCCTTCAGCTTAACAGTTCTACTGCTCAAAAGTCGTTCACAAGGTACTGCGAGATTAAAAAGCAGCAGTCCCTATGATTACCCTCTAATAAATTTGAATCTTCTAACTGACCCAGGTCATAAAGATATTGATACAATCTACGAAGGAATACAATTCGTTCTAAACCTAACGAAGACCAATGCTTTCCAATCTATAGCACCAGTTCTGGAAGTTAAACAACTACCGACTTGCGCCAATACCGAATTTTTGAGCAAAAATTTCTGGTATTGTTATATAAGAACCATGGGTATGGCAGCTTACCACCCAGCGGGAACTTGTCCCACAGGGACTGATCCTAAAGAAGGAGCTGTTGTTGATCGGAACTTTAACGTTTATGGTCTTAAGAAATTAAGGGTGGCCGATGCGAGTATTTTTCCGTTCACTTTTGCAGGTCATCCTAACGCGCCATGTACAATGATCGGTGAAAAAATTTCTGAGGTGCTAAAGTATGAGTATAGAGCATAAGTCATTTAGTAGTATTATTTAGGAGGCTAATTGAATATGTGATTAACAGAATAGAGATACAGTAGAAGCTCTTTATTCGCGGGTTATATGTTCCGTAAATATGCCGTGAAAACAGAAACGGTGAATATGGAATGGTAATTTATTTGAGGTTGTAGGGGATACGTTCCTaggtgaagaaataaaaaaagaaaatacattaaaaaatcaGTTTAATTGAAAAAAGTTTTTGGCAATACATATTGATTAATTACATGTTATCTTCAGGTTTAAGCAATAGTTTAAAGAATTTAGTAATTTTCTCTTGCTTGGcagtttttaaaaacttcttCAATTCAAACTGATATTCAGCAGTGGCATTAGCAATTTGTCTCTTAAAAATAAGATTTCGTTCCATGATGAATcaattttcataaagaaatcacaAAGCTCATTTGCCATTCTTAAACCTTCACTAAGATTGTTCAAATTAAATCCCACGTTTCTAGTGCTTGTTGAAGCCTCTTCTCCGATGGGTTGTAAATTTAACATTTCCTTCAAGTCTGTATCAGTCAAATCTTCATCTTGCCATTCAAGCAACTCCTGAACGTCACTTGACTCTATCTGTTCGAACCCACATCGTCCTATCCACTCGCAATTTCTGCAATGTTTGCAGTTAAAAGTTTAAACTTGCACAAGTTCTTCCTCATTTCCCGCAGTCAGAACAGGCCACAGTTTTTTCCTGCATGATTTCAATTTGTATAGTTTCAGTTTTTGCaatgatttttttatgtttacgATGCATTTTTCTATGTCGAATTTCTTCCAGGATTCCATAACATTCACATCAGGGTCACATTTCATATTATTCAGTACGTATCATTTTGAAAGTTCGTTTAAAATAGAGCTTAAAGACCTGTATTATTCCTTGCTCCATAGTTTGAAGCAAAGCCGTCGTATTGGGAGGTAAAAATGTCACTTTTATATTTGAATGCATAGTTTCAAGTTCGCGAGGATGACCTGGGGCATTGTCCAAAACTAGAACTGCTTTAAAGTCTAAATTCTTCGATTTCAAATAAGTTTCAACTTCAGAAACAAAACAATTCCGGAACCAGTCACAAAAAAGCGCTTGTAACCCACGTTTTCTTATTGGCACGCCAAAACACTGGCAGATCGTCCTTGTTTTGATTTTTTAACGAACGAGGATTTAAAGATATATAAAGCATCAATGGTTTAATAACACAATCTCCAGATGCATTAGAACAAAGCAGCAGTGTAACTCTAGCTTTTGTTGCCTTAAATCCAGGGGCACACTTTTCGCTTTTAGAAATAA from Diabrotica virgifera virgifera chromosome 3, PGI_DIABVI_V3a harbors:
- the LOC126881895 gene encoding glucose dehydrogenase [FAD, quinone]-like isoform X2, with the translated sequence MILFKPVPLAVFALTFFSSKDFRATASDKVFDEVQYYEKLITDELQKALNYETPTNAKMYEPDDTTIRDFGTFDFIIIGAGSTGSVIASRLSEVSRWKILVLEAGHYPNNFTMIPGMFAIQAMTSYNWGFKSTPQKTACLGTVNQQCNTPAGKGMGGTSLISELVYARGNNKDFDHWAQLVKDTSWKYENVLQYFKKSEDFVKTNSEAVIDWEYHGTDGYLYTNHHQPSSNYTRMFLAATKELGINITDYNGKREVGSTILQLNTKDGRRFDQATAFLKPAAGRSNLLISQGSYVIKIEINNSTKRATGVIFTKDKKTYRAKIRKEIILSAGVFSSPHILMLSGVGPKEHLKRFNISVIQDLQVGSHLHETVYCGLPFSSNYTPQSKPLEDQIKDYLHGVGDLAAANKIDGALFYNTKLEPDHEYPDVEIVLSSSTPSALGQKFQNINNETWNALYNHTINGPFSLTVLLLKSRSQGTARLKSSSPYDYPLINLNLLTDPGHKDIDTIYEGIQFVLNLTKTNAFQSIAPVLEVKQLPTCANTEFLSKNFWYCYIRTMGMAAYHPAGTCPTGTDPKEGAVVDRNFNVYGLKKLRVADASIFPFTFAGHPNAPCTMIGEKISEVLKYEYRA